One genomic region from Natrinema caseinilyticum encodes:
- a CDS encoding extracellular solute-binding protein, whose protein sequence is MTANRRNVLTGIGGVATLSVAGCLGETLGGGGEQETVLWNQFTEGEQKTLDKHLETFNEGRDDKMHSENLSDVKKQLKTAIPAGDGPHTFPWAHDRIGKYESQDFVYNAKDDVEVDLAGTYTENAASAVQWNDGVYGLPYASETVSLMYNPELVEQPPETLSEMVAIMEDHHDPENSKWGLSCPPKTAYFVSAFLQAFGGKIYDEESRDVGIEDDAFIEGIELLQNSIWPYVAEATKYAEQMPPFADGNAPFAINGPWQLSGFRDSGVDATVAPLPDIEGGSPNPYTGVQTWYFTSQLNGASDASLNTTVEWAEWYTTNEDVILGNAQEHGLIPVHKDYTESDELGDDVATFAKTVAMGTPMPSDPRIDTVWTPLESGLQQIFNGQKEPDKAMSAAADEIRSRWE, encoded by the coding sequence GGCGAAACGCTCGGCGGCGGCGGCGAACAGGAGACGGTACTCTGGAATCAGTTTACCGAAGGAGAACAGAAAACCCTCGATAAGCACCTCGAGACGTTCAACGAGGGTCGAGACGACAAGATGCATTCCGAGAACCTCTCGGATGTCAAAAAGCAACTAAAGACGGCAATTCCGGCGGGGGACGGTCCCCACACCTTCCCGTGGGCACATGACCGTATCGGCAAGTACGAAAGTCAGGATTTCGTGTACAACGCGAAAGACGATGTCGAAGTTGACCTCGCGGGAACGTATACCGAAAACGCCGCGTCCGCAGTGCAATGGAACGACGGTGTCTACGGACTTCCCTACGCATCCGAGACAGTGTCGCTCATGTACAATCCCGAACTCGTCGAGCAGCCACCAGAAACGCTCTCGGAGATGGTCGCTATCATGGAGGACCACCACGACCCCGAAAACAGCAAGTGGGGGCTCTCATGTCCGCCGAAAACGGCGTACTTCGTCAGCGCGTTTTTGCAAGCATTCGGCGGAAAGATCTACGACGAGGAGAGTCGCGATGTCGGGATCGAAGACGACGCGTTCATTGAAGGGATCGAACTGCTTCAGAATTCCATCTGGCCGTACGTCGCGGAGGCGACGAAATATGCGGAGCAAATGCCGCCGTTCGCCGACGGCAACGCACCGTTTGCAATCAACGGGCCGTGGCAACTAAGCGGCTTCCGTGACAGCGGTGTCGACGCGACTGTTGCGCCGCTTCCCGATATCGAAGGCGGCAGTCCGAACCCCTACACGGGCGTGCAGACGTGGTACTTTACGTCCCAGCTCAACGGCGCAAGTGACGCATCGCTCAACACGACCGTCGAGTGGGCCGAGTGGTATACGACTAACGAAGACGTCATCCTGGGCAATGCCCAGGAGCATGGCCTGATCCCCGTTCACAAGGACTACACCGAGTCCGACGAACTCGGCGACGACGTTGCAACGTTTGCTAAGACAGTCGCGATGGGAACACCGATGCCATCCGATCCACGCATCGACACCGTGTGGACGCCGTTAGAGAGCGGACTTCAGCAGATATTCAACGGGCAGAAAGAACCCGATAAAGCGATGTCGGCGGCTGCCGACGAGATTCGTAGCCGTTGGGAATAA
- a CDS encoding carbohydrate ABC transporter permease codes for MSTSSFFRRVSDHGQQLLPDRTEDSDLFGLLLVLPGFVLFFAFMLFPITFLVYLSLTDATHAGTVIGGGSDLIGLKNYIKLYSDPNFWNSFAITWLFVAVSLVVKIALSLGLAMVLTHARVVGKRFMRAAVIIPMGFPTIFTITVWSGLFSSARYGPLNQFVDYYNSAINGLVGVIDTIIVFTTISAPEVLLVDVPVAWLSGRWSAFFAYISTEVWLAYPFMVIIIVSALQDVPAQLHDAAKVDGAGYLHRFRHVTLPSIKRPVLFGAILTAATSFQQFLIPWIFNEGGPARQNELLLVYGYREATKFSEYAFGSAIMVTAIAFIGLFMWLAVKKGDLAEGVNA; via the coding sequence ATGTCAACATCATCGTTCTTCAGACGCGTGTCCGACCACGGGCAGCAGCTGCTTCCCGATCGCACGGAGGATTCCGATCTATTCGGCCTCTTACTCGTGTTACCCGGGTTCGTTCTCTTCTTTGCGTTCATGCTGTTCCCGATCACGTTCCTCGTCTACCTATCGCTGACGGACGCGACTCACGCGGGCACGGTTATTGGTGGCGGTTCGGACCTGATCGGCCTCAAAAATTACATCAAACTCTATTCAGATCCGAACTTCTGGAATTCGTTCGCGATCACCTGGTTGTTCGTCGCGGTGAGTCTAGTGGTCAAGATCGCACTCTCGCTTGGACTTGCAATGGTCTTGACGCACGCTCGAGTGGTAGGCAAACGCTTCATGCGAGCGGCAGTCATAATTCCGATGGGGTTTCCGACGATATTCACGATCACCGTCTGGAGTGGCCTGTTCAGCTCTGCTCGTTACGGTCCGCTGAACCAGTTTGTCGACTACTACAATAGCGCCATCAACGGCCTGGTCGGTGTCATCGATACCATCATCGTCTTCACGACGATATCCGCACCGGAGGTATTACTCGTCGACGTCCCGGTCGCATGGCTATCTGGAAGATGGAGCGCGTTCTTCGCGTATATCTCGACGGAAGTCTGGTTAGCGTATCCCTTCATGGTGATCATAATCGTGAGCGCACTTCAAGACGTCCCGGCGCAGTTGCACGATGCGGCGAAGGTCGACGGTGCCGGGTATCTCCACCGGTTCCGCCACGTTACGCTCCCGTCGATTAAACGCCCGGTTCTATTCGGCGCGATCCTGACCGCAGCAACATCGTTTCAGCAGTTCCTTATTCCGTGGATCTTCAACGAGGGCGGTCCCGCTCGTCAGAACGAACTCCTCCTCGTATACGGGTACCGTGAAGCGACCAAATTTAGCGAGTACGCGTTCGGTTCCGCAATCATGGTGACCGCCATCGCGTTCATCGGTCTGTTCATGTGGCTCGCGGTAAAGAAAGGAGACCTCGCCGAAGGGGTGAACGCATAA
- a CDS encoding sugar ABC transporter permease, translating into MTSSESELQADQQVSSYARDPIDTAKTVAGTGGAIGILVILMFPVYWVVTASLSQGSGLMSSEGVFADPSTYNLDAYRWVIFESAFRDALVNSLVVVIVTVSVSMSVVIPGAYALSRRNFIGREKILYGYVLFTQVGAGLSIATLIALYALFVNLGLNNNLLVLGLFYAASAIPFNTWLLKTFMDNIPVSYEEAAIVDGAGRWDVIREVILPLSKPGIAVVLVFTFLAGWNEFIIAQTLLSPENYTLSVELYSLTTGGRFETPWTQFSAFAILFALPVALIYFFAQSYVESGLSFGGMEG; encoded by the coding sequence ATGACGTCATCCGAATCAGAATTGCAAGCCGACCAACAGGTCAGTAGTTACGCTCGAGATCCGATCGACACCGCCAAGACGGTTGCTGGAACTGGCGGTGCGATTGGCATTCTGGTAATCCTGATGTTCCCGGTCTACTGGGTCGTCACAGCGTCGCTCTCGCAGGGATCTGGTCTCATGAGCTCCGAAGGAGTATTCGCCGATCCATCGACCTACAATCTCGATGCGTACCGGTGGGTGATCTTCGAATCTGCATTTCGAGATGCGCTGGTCAACAGCCTGGTCGTCGTCATCGTAACGGTCAGCGTGTCGATGTCGGTCGTTATCCCCGGTGCGTACGCGCTCTCGCGGCGGAACTTTATCGGTCGCGAGAAAATCCTCTACGGGTACGTCCTGTTTACGCAGGTCGGTGCCGGCCTTTCGATCGCGACGTTGATCGCCCTGTATGCGCTCTTCGTCAATCTCGGGTTGAACAACAACCTCCTCGTGCTTGGACTGTTTTACGCGGCGAGTGCGATTCCGTTCAACACGTGGCTGCTCAAGACCTTCATGGACAATATCCCCGTTTCCTACGAGGAAGCGGCTATCGTCGACGGTGCAGGCCGATGGGACGTTATCCGCGAAGTGATTTTGCCGCTGTCGAAACCCGGAATCGCCGTCGTTCTGGTCTTTACTTTCCTGGCAGGATGGAACGAGTTCATTATCGCGCAGACGTTGCTCAGTCCGGAAAATTACACGCTATCGGTCGAGCTATACTCTCTCACAACTGGCGGACGGTTCGAGACGCCATGGACGCAGTTCTCGGCGTTTGCGATATTGTTTGCCCTGCCCGTTGCGTTGATTTACTTCTTCGCCCAGAGCTACGTCGAGAGCGGCCTCTCCTTCGGCGGTATGGAGGGGTAA
- a CDS encoding alpha-amylase family glycosyl hydrolase, protein MDRRTETPPPSDRTMSFDRRRILADGGDPGPDTESESGDGSHHPGPPRFVTVGEGIVDPNGNEMETRDDLAPWNPDGEGTYAWHVLESPDGSNATPTDGPVAAFEPDVSGEYALALEAPDGTHDVTVRAFPEADDDEPRPQVELDATVEEGTVHLSTTATVVGDGDPTVEFYVDDRNDVALEEAGTNETDGTSATDATIPVSAIDEPVRVYAVAVAERHSVPDAIELVPDGDETEDGSVTVERPFEPPEWAVDAIVYEIFTRRFPDQDAPTFETIAERLDHLEDLGIDVLWLSPFLDAESGFGTPMAFGGPHGYNTTDYFSVDPDLGSMSDFEALVDACHDRDIRVVFDLVINHTSETHPFFEAAVDETHPDHERYRDWYRWEDFDERDADTYFGWDGIPNLNYANPAVREYLLSVVDFWADTVDGFRADVAWGVPLSFWTEVAERLTGTKSEFFLLDETLPSDVEMGGGRFHVHHDDVLHDTLEELGESGAGDGASESPSVTDATEPQEDAVADEFTDSAAELDTTTAEAILDAVDERRRRGAHPASQWLLYVENHDTDRYLAEYGRDAQRAAAGATFTLPGLPMLYYGQETGVTGRRDPMNWGAFDEDLLEYYRRLIDLRTSHPALQAGAELERIEYDADTDGAVAFARADPESGCRVVVALHFGDGAATVRLGDPVDGTDLLTGGSVYDEDGEIEGRSLSVDTAVVVECR, encoded by the coding sequence ATGGATCGACGAACCGAGACGCCGCCTCCATCGGATCGGACGATGAGCTTCGACCGCCGACGTATTCTCGCGGACGGCGGCGACCCGGGGCCTGACACCGAGTCCGAGAGCGGGGACGGCTCCCACCATCCCGGTCCGCCGCGGTTCGTCACCGTCGGCGAGGGAATCGTCGACCCGAACGGGAACGAAATGGAGACGCGCGACGACCTCGCACCGTGGAATCCGGACGGCGAAGGGACGTACGCCTGGCACGTCCTCGAGTCGCCCGACGGATCGAACGCGACACCGACCGACGGCCCCGTCGCGGCGTTCGAACCGGACGTTTCTGGCGAGTACGCGCTCGCGCTCGAGGCACCTGACGGAACGCACGACGTGACGGTTCGCGCGTTTCCGGAGGCGGACGACGACGAGCCGCGACCGCAGGTCGAACTCGACGCGACGGTCGAGGAGGGGACGGTTCACCTCTCGACGACCGCGACCGTCGTCGGCGACGGCGATCCCACGGTCGAGTTCTACGTCGACGATCGGAACGATGTCGCGCTCGAGGAAGCCGGCACGAACGAGACGGACGGCACGAGTGCGACCGATGCGACGATTCCGGTCAGCGCGATCGACGAACCGGTCCGCGTCTACGCCGTCGCAGTGGCCGAGCGCCACTCCGTCCCCGACGCGATCGAGTTGGTTCCCGACGGCGACGAGACGGAAGACGGAAGCGTCACCGTCGAACGCCCCTTCGAACCCCCTGAGTGGGCAGTCGACGCGATCGTCTACGAAATCTTCACGCGCCGGTTCCCCGATCAGGACGCACCCACGTTCGAGACGATTGCGGAGCGACTCGATCACCTCGAAGACCTCGGGATCGACGTCCTCTGGCTATCGCCGTTTCTCGACGCGGAGAGCGGATTCGGGACGCCGATGGCGTTCGGTGGCCCCCACGGATACAACACGACCGATTACTTCAGCGTCGATCCGGACCTCGGATCGATGTCGGATTTCGAGGCGCTGGTCGACGCGTGCCACGACCGGGACATCAGGGTCGTCTTCGACCTCGTGATCAACCATACGTCGGAGACGCATCCCTTCTTCGAGGCCGCCGTCGACGAGACGCATCCGGACCACGAGCGGTACCGCGACTGGTATCGCTGGGAGGACTTCGACGAGCGAGACGCGGACACCTACTTCGGCTGGGACGGCATTCCGAATCTGAATTACGCCAATCCGGCGGTGAGGGAGTACCTGCTCTCGGTCGTCGACTTCTGGGCCGACACGGTCGACGGCTTCCGGGCCGACGTCGCCTGGGGCGTCCCCCTTTCCTTCTGGACGGAGGTCGCAGAGCGGCTGACGGGGACGAAAAGCGAGTTTTTCCTGCTGGACGAGACGCTCCCCTCGGACGTCGAAATGGGCGGCGGGCGATTCCACGTGCACCACGACGACGTTCTCCACGACACGCTCGAGGAACTCGGCGAATCGGGCGCCGGAGACGGTGCGTCGGAGTCGCCGTCGGTGACGGACGCGACCGAACCGCAGGAGGACGCGGTCGCGGACGAGTTTACCGATTCCGCGGCGGAGCTGGACACGACGACCGCCGAGGCGATTCTCGACGCGGTCGACGAACGGCGGCGTCGAGGCGCGCATCCGGCCTCGCAGTGGCTGCTGTACGTCGAGAACCACGACACGGACCGGTATCTCGCCGAATACGGCCGCGACGCACAACGGGCGGCCGCTGGCGCGACGTTCACCCTCCCCGGTTTGCCGATGCTCTACTACGGCCAGGAAACCGGCGTGACGGGGCGGCGCGATCCGATGAACTGGGGCGCGTTCGACGAGGATCTGCTCGAGTACTACCGGCGATTGATCGACCTCCGGACGTCACATCCCGCGTTGCAAGCCGGCGCCGAACTCGAGCGGATCGAGTACGACGCGGACACCGACGGCGCGGTCGCGTTCGCTCGAGCCGACCCCGAGAGTGGCTGTCGCGTCGTGGTCGCGCTTCACTTCGGTGACGGGGCGGCGACGGTCCGATTGGGAGACCCCGTCGATGGAACAGACCTCCTGACCGGCGGGTCCGTCTACGACGAAGACGGCGAAATCGAGGGCCGGTCACTTTCAGTCGACACCGCGGTCGTCGTCGAATGTCGGTGA
- a CDS encoding mandelate racemase/muconate lactonizing enzyme family protein, giving the protein MGIDYSQLHDPNAEYTMRDLSAETMGVTRERGGGRDVEITDIQTTMVDGNFPWTLVRIYTDAGLVGTGEAYWGAGAPELIERMTPFLRGENPLDIDRLTEHLVQKMSGEGSIGGVTVTAISGIEVALHDLAGKILDVPAYQLLGGKYRDEVRVYCDCHTEEEADPIACADEAERVVEDLGYDALKFDLDVPSGHEKDRANRHLRGPEIEHKASIVEAITERVGSRADVAFDCHWTFSGGSAKRLAKRLEEYDVWWLEDPVPPENHDVQREVTQSTTTPITVGENVYRKHGQRRLVEEQAVDIIAPDMPKVGGMRETAKIADLADMYYVPVAMHNVASPVATMGSVHVGAAISNALAVEYHSYELGWWEDIVEEDVIEGGYIEVPEEPGLGVTLDMDAVEEHMVDGEELFDEA; this is encoded by the coding sequence ATGGGGATCGACTATTCACAACTGCACGATCCGAACGCCGAATACACGATGCGGGATCTCTCCGCGGAGACGATGGGAGTCACCCGCGAGCGCGGCGGCGGACGGGACGTCGAGATCACCGATATTCAGACCACGATGGTCGACGGAAACTTCCCGTGGACGCTCGTCCGGATCTACACGGACGCGGGACTCGTCGGGACCGGCGAAGCCTACTGGGGGGCCGGTGCGCCGGAACTGATCGAACGGATGACACCGTTCCTTCGGGGCGAAAATCCGCTCGACATCGACCGACTGACCGAACACCTCGTCCAGAAGATGTCCGGCGAGGGGTCGATCGGCGGCGTCACGGTCACAGCGATTTCGGGCATCGAAGTCGCGCTCCACGACCTCGCGGGAAAGATCCTCGACGTGCCGGCTTACCAGCTCCTCGGCGGCAAGTACCGGGACGAGGTTCGCGTCTACTGCGACTGCCACACCGAGGAGGAGGCCGACCCGATCGCCTGCGCCGACGAGGCCGAACGCGTCGTCGAGGACCTGGGCTACGACGCTCTGAAGTTCGACCTGGACGTGCCAAGCGGTCACGAGAAGGACCGTGCGAACCGACACCTCCGCGGGCCCGAAATCGAACACAAGGCGTCGATCGTCGAAGCCATCACCGAGCGTGTCGGCTCGAGGGCCGACGTCGCCTTCGACTGTCACTGGACGTTCTCCGGCGGCAGCGCGAAGCGACTCGCGAAGCGACTCGAGGAGTACGACGTCTGGTGGCTCGAGGACCCGGTGCCGCCGGAGAACCACGACGTCCAGCGCGAGGTCACGCAGTCGACGACGACGCCGATCACCGTCGGCGAGAACGTCTACCGAAAGCACGGTCAACGTCGCCTGGTCGAGGAGCAGGCGGTCGACATCATCGCGCCGGACATGCCGAAGGTCGGCGGCATGCGCGAGACGGCCAAGATCGCGGACCTCGCCGACATGTACTACGTGCCGGTCGCGATGCACAACGTCGCCTCGCCCGTGGCGACGATGGGCAGCGTTCACGTCGGGGCGGCGATATCGAACGCCTTGGCCGTCGAGTACCACTCCTACGAACTCGGCTGGTGGGAGGACATAGTCGAGGAAGACGTCATCGAGGGCGGCTATATCGAGGTTCCGGAGGAGCCCGGGCTCGGCGTCACCCTCGATATGGACGCCGTCGAGGAGCACATGGTCGACGGCGAAGAGCTGTTCGACGAGGCGTAA
- a CDS encoding helix-turn-helix domain-containing protein has protein sequence MAKYSTGSSGGGGGTNCELCGTESDSLRLASVAGAELEVCPDCAPHDDSKTHGQDRNRNRSGQDSSGGTTDEPSRKQKAAQNVAKANPIWDGDSEHWENEGTNYDEDPLPYLVSEYGETLVEARQDAGLKREELADDLGAPETDILAVEQGRATQAGIGGGLIEALEERLDVTLSE, from the coding sequence ATGGCCAAATACTCGACCGGTTCGTCCGGCGGTGGCGGCGGGACGAACTGCGAACTCTGCGGAACCGAGAGCGATTCGCTCAGACTCGCGTCGGTCGCCGGCGCCGAACTCGAGGTTTGCCCGGACTGTGCACCACACGACGATTCGAAAACGCACGGTCAGGATCGGAACCGGAATCGGAGCGGGCAGGACTCGAGCGGTGGCACCACGGACGAGCCGAGTCGAAAACAGAAGGCGGCCCAGAACGTTGCCAAGGCGAATCCGATCTGGGACGGCGATTCCGAACACTGGGAAAACGAGGGAACAAACTACGACGAGGATCCGCTGCCGTATCTCGTCTCGGAGTACGGCGAGACCCTCGTCGAGGCCCGCCAGGACGCCGGACTCAAGCGCGAGGAACTTGCCGACGATCTCGGCGCTCCCGAAACCGACATCCTCGCGGTCGAACAGGGCCGTGCGACGCAAGCCGGCATCGGCGGCGGCCTGATCGAGGCGCTCGAAGAGCGACTCGACGTGACGCTCTCCGAATAG
- the dinB gene encoding DNA polymerase IV, with the protein MSDGPRLPGVEGEDEDDRIVCHVDADCFYAACERLREPDLRGEPVVVGMGYEEGDSIGAVATASYEAREFGVESAQAISTALERLPRRADGETGAVDDAETGYYRPVDMNYYESVAADVREILHDCADVVREVSIDEAYLDVTDRTAWEVADGFARHIKDRIRREVGVTVSVGVAPSMSAAKIASDFDKPDGLTVVEPGEVRAFLAPLEVDLLHGVGPVTARELRDMGLETAGDVAAADREPLVERFGERGRELSDRARGEDDRRVEPKGDPKSFSRESAFAEPVDAPAPKYEQIETLASAVADRARREGALYRTIGVKAVTPPYDVNTRERSLPGPIDDPELVDRIARDLFTEFEADPVRKLGVRVANLEFAATDQVSLESWEGDDAAGGTKTAEDSAEDDRNGSPDDPDPACGDRSTGQSSLTDFS; encoded by the coding sequence ATGTCCGATGGGCCGCGGCTCCCGGGCGTCGAGGGCGAAGACGAGGATGACCGAATCGTCTGTCACGTCGACGCCGATTGCTTCTACGCCGCCTGCGAGCGGCTTCGCGAGCCCGACCTTCGCGGCGAACCGGTCGTCGTCGGAATGGGCTACGAGGAAGGCGACTCGATCGGCGCGGTCGCCACCGCCAGCTACGAAGCCCGCGAATTCGGCGTCGAGAGCGCCCAGGCCATCTCGACGGCGCTCGAGCGGCTCCCCCGACGCGCGGACGGCGAAACCGGCGCGGTCGACGACGCGGAGACCGGCTACTACCGGCCCGTCGACATGAACTACTACGAATCGGTCGCGGCCGACGTTCGGGAGATCCTCCACGACTGTGCCGACGTCGTTCGCGAAGTGAGCATCGACGAGGCCTACCTCGACGTGACCGACCGAACCGCCTGGGAGGTCGCGGACGGCTTCGCGCGCCACATCAAAGACCGCATCCGTCGAGAGGTCGGCGTGACGGTCAGCGTCGGCGTCGCGCCATCGATGTCCGCCGCCAAAATCGCCAGCGACTTCGACAAACCCGACGGCCTCACCGTCGTCGAACCCGGCGAGGTACGAGCGTTTCTCGCCCCGCTCGAGGTCGACCTGCTCCACGGCGTCGGACCGGTGACGGCACGCGAACTTCGGGACATGGGCCTCGAGACCGCGGGCGACGTCGCGGCGGCCGACCGGGAACCGTTGGTTGAGCGCTTCGGCGAGCGCGGACGGGAACTCTCCGACCGTGCGCGCGGCGAAGACGACCGACGGGTCGAACCGAAAGGCGATCCCAAGAGTTTCTCCCGGGAATCCGCGTTCGCCGAACCGGTCGACGCGCCGGCCCCGAAATACGAACAGATCGAGACGCTCGCGTCGGCCGTCGCCGACCGCGCACGCCGCGAGGGCGCGCTGTACAGGACGATCGGCGTCAAGGCCGTCACGCCGCCGTACGACGTCAACACGCGCGAACGGTCGCTTCCCGGGCCGATCGACGATCCCGAACTGGTCGATCGTATCGCTCGCGACCTGTTCACGGAGTTCGAGGCCGACCCGGTTCGCAAACTCGGCGTCCGAGTGGCGAACCTCGAGTTCGCCGCCACGGACCAGGTCAGCCTCGAGAGCTGGGAAGGAGACGACGCCGCTGGCGGGACGAAGACGGCCGAAGACTCGGCCGAGGACGATCGGAATGGGTCGCCCGACGATCCGGACCCGGCTTGCGGTGATCGGTCGACCGGCCAGTCGTCGCTCACGGATTTCTCCTGA
- a CDS encoding transcription factor S has protein sequence MQFCDECGSMMKAQGDRMVCTNDECGASSERDREREDAFVTTESQTDDDVIESDENANFEGKPKATDVVCDECGNQEAWYTLKQTASADEPPTRFFKCTECGHRWREYN, from the coding sequence ATGCAGTTTTGCGACGAATGCGGTTCGATGATGAAAGCGCAGGGCGATCGCATGGTCTGTACGAACGACGAATGCGGGGCCTCGAGCGAGCGGGACCGCGAACGGGAAGACGCGTTCGTCACGACGGAATCACAGACCGACGACGACGTCATCGAGTCCGACGAGAACGCGAATTTCGAGGGGAAACCGAAGGCGACCGACGTCGTCTGCGACGAGTGTGGGAATCAAGAGGCGTGGTACACCCTCAAACAGACCGCCTCCGCCGACGAACCGCCGACGCGCTTTTTCAAGTGCACCGAGTGCGGCCACCGCTGGCGGGAGTACAACTGA
- a CDS encoding helix-turn-helix domain-containing protein has protein sequence MAIIAEISIEGDEFLLGQIIAEYPGLTVEIERVVPAAKRVMPYIWGYGTDLQSFETAMEESPNVESITVLDEYEDRALYRIEWEDPAEQLITGIAQTNATILKAHSDDEWLFRIRFEDHAGLAQFNRYCSENGISYRLNRVSSLAETNLQGNAYDLTDAQYEALSLAVERGYFKVPREVEYEELAAELGVSVQAFSERVRRGADKVLQNVFLHPGSRNP, from the coding sequence ATGGCTATCATCGCCGAAATCTCCATCGAGGGCGACGAGTTTCTCCTTGGGCAGATCATCGCCGAGTACCCTGGTCTCACGGTCGAGATAGAGCGCGTCGTCCCCGCCGCGAAGCGTGTCATGCCGTACATCTGGGGGTACGGAACGGATCTGCAGTCGTTCGAAACAGCCATGGAAGAGAGTCCAAACGTCGAATCGATCACCGTCCTCGACGAGTACGAGGATCGAGCCCTGTACCGGATCGAGTGGGAGGACCCCGCTGAACAGCTGATCACCGGCATCGCACAGACCAACGCGACGATCCTCAAGGCACACAGCGACGACGAGTGGCTCTTTCGAATCCGGTTCGAAGATCACGCGGGACTGGCGCAGTTCAACAGGTACTGTTCCGAAAACGGGATCTCATACCGGCTCAACCGCGTCTCCTCGCTGGCGGAGACCAACTTGCAGGGAAACGCGTACGATCTGACGGACGCGCAGTACGAAGCCCTCTCGCTCGCCGTGGAGCGAGGCTACTTCAAGGTCCCGCGCGAGGTCGAATACGAGGAACTCGCGGCGGAACTCGGCGTGTCGGTGCAGGCGTTCTCCGAACGGGTTCGCCGCGGTGCTGATAAGGTGCTCCAGAACGTTTTCCTCCACCCCGGATCGAGAAACCCTTAA
- a CDS encoding DUF7344 domain-containing protein, whose translation MVRQSRLEQIESPEFLDSLYAILADSTRRSLLRYLTSHPKPVTIDRLASELAAIEHGIPVETVTSDQRREIALRLQHVDVPALDDAGVVSWSRETQQIEHTPLWETVQTTMPALGELLESSLIDPSGATGKDAS comes from the coding sequence ATGGTACGCCAGTCCCGCCTCGAGCAGATCGAGAGTCCCGAATTTCTCGATTCGCTGTACGCGATTCTCGCCGACTCGACCAGACGCTCCCTGCTTCGCTATCTGACGAGCCATCCGAAACCGGTGACCATCGACCGACTGGCGAGCGAACTCGCCGCGATCGAACACGGTATACCGGTCGAAACCGTCACGAGCGATCAACGGCGCGAGATCGCACTGCGGTTGCAACACGTCGACGTACCAGCGTTGGACGACGCAGGCGTTGTCTCGTGGTCTCGGGAGACCCAACAGATCGAGCACACTCCGCTCTGGGAGACGGTCCAGACGACGATGCCCGCTCTCGGCGAGTTGCTCGAGTCGTCGCTGATCGACCCGTCCGGAGCCACCGGAAAAGACGCATCGTAG